One window of Carassius auratus strain Wakin chromosome 17, ASM336829v1, whole genome shotgun sequence genomic DNA carries:
- the gchfr gene encoding GTP cyclohydrolase 1 feedback regulatory protein isoform X1 — protein sequence MPYILISTQIRLETGPTMVGDEYSDPSIMNYLGARKTTMLGNNFSEYHVDEPPRLVLDKLEQIGFRVVSMTGVGQTLVWCLYKETSDSL from the exons ATGCCGTACATCCTCATCAGCACACAGATCAGACTG GAGACGGGGCCCACAATGGTCGGTGACGAATATTCCGATCCATCCATCATGAACTACCTCGGAGCCCGGAAAACAACCATGCTGGGAAACAACTT CTCCGAGTATCACGTGGACGAACCGCCGAGACTCGTCTTGGACAAACTGGAACAGATTGGGTTCAGAGTGGTCAGCATGACAGGAGTCGGTCAAACGCTGGTCTGGTGTCTCTATAAAGAGACGAGTGACTCGCTGTGA
- the gchfr gene encoding GTP cyclohydrolase 1 feedback regulatory protein isoform X2 — MPYILISTQIRLTGPTMVGDEYSDPSIMNYLGARKTTMLGNNFSEYHVDEPPRLVLDKLEQIGFRVVSMTGVGQTLVWCLYKETSDSL; from the exons ATGCCGTACATCCTCATCAGCACACAGATCAGACTG ACGGGGCCCACAATGGTCGGTGACGAATATTCCGATCCATCCATCATGAACTACCTCGGAGCCCGGAAAACAACCATGCTGGGAAACAACTT CTCCGAGTATCACGTGGACGAACCGCCGAGACTCGTCTTGGACAAACTGGAACAGATTGGGTTCAGAGTGGTCAGCATGACAGGAGTCGGTCAAACGCTGGTCTGGTGTCTCTATAAAGAGACGAGTGACTCGCTGTGA
- the LOC113117762 gene encoding cdc42 effector protein 3 — MPLRTSLLRKPTSGRWQRRLSNRKQVLSVNMISLPLGDFRHLSHIGTSGHMDSFGDLSFLKEGHSLLLQSSKSEQNLFLPPPPKPPRVNVDEAGQCSPIWEHAPNNQRQKCSSLPLLDTEEDEDTCSHPETTGISWSPARGSLSSGRDSTQTNPEETQPDQTDSAFTFSLDLGPSILDSVLQVMDKVHQS, encoded by the coding sequence ATGCCCTTGAGGACGTCGTTACTCCGCAAGCCCACGTCTGGACGCTGGCAGAGGAGGCTATCGAACCGAAAACAGGTTTTGTCGGTCAACATGATCAGCCTTCCCCTGGGTGATTTCCGTCACCTGTCTCACATCGGCACGAGCGGACACATGGACAGTTTCGGAGACCTGTCGTTCCTGAAGGAGGGCCACAGTCTCCTGCTGCAGAGCTCCAAGAGCGAGCAGAACCTGTTCCTCCCGCCGCCTCCCAAACCGCCCCGAGTCAACGTGGACGAAGCCGGCCAGTGCAGCCCGATCTGGGAGCATGCACCGAACAATCAGAGGCAGAAGTGTAGCTCACTTCCCCTCCTGGACACGGAAGAAGACGAGGACACGTGTTCACACCCGGAGACGACAGGCATCAGCTGGAGTCCTGCTCGCGGAAGCCTGAGCTCCGGACGGGATTCGACCCAAACCAACCCAGAGGAAACACAGCCGGACCAAACGGACTCAGCGTTCACGTTCAGTCTGGATCTGGGACCCTCTATACTGGACTCTGTGCTGCAAGTGATGGATAAAGTCCATCAATCGTGA